The sequence cctctacatatctttgtatcatctgcaaatttagcaaccttgccctcagttccatcttccagattaGGTAGATGGCCAGTGTGTGGGGTTAGGGCAGGAGATTGGGCCTAGGTAGGGTGCTCTGTGTGgacatgatgggtcgaatggcctcttctgcactaaggATTCTATAATAACTATGGCTACAAAAGTGGGAATTCTGagtaactcctgactccccagagcctgtccaccatccagaaGGCAAGTGTGACTGAATGCAGCTTTTGCAAATTTGATACCATTTAGGGCACAGCCTGTTTGATGGGCACCCCAAGCATTCAACCCCTTCACCACCAGTATACTAAATGTATTGTGTACTTTTTTGCAAGATGCTCTCCAACTCAACCGTGCCTTTTTtgcttaaaagcaaattactgagaatgctggaatctaaaatacaatctctgcaggtctgaccgCATCTATAGAGAATAAAGGTAACATTTTGAGTCTTAGGCCACCCAGACTCGACATTGGCTGCTCTTTCtctacaaatgctgtcagacctgagattttacagcatttgctTTTGTATGGCATCTTCCAAGCCCAGCCTCAAGAATTTTGTTTGGATTTCTGAAGTTTTGTCTACTGTTCTTTCAAAATAGTTCACAGCTTCCAAACTTGCCTAAGTTGTAAAGCTGATGTAAATTGAACTGTTTTCCATTAAGCATTCCAACTGACTCTTGGAGAAACATTTGATTAAAGCTGATGTACATTCTGTGGTTTCCAAAACCTGTATTGACAGCTGTTTTGAGTGCCGGAATCGTTTGGACCAAACTGAAAGCTTTAGTACTGACACTTCAAAAGTTGTGTAATGGTTTTGTCACTGGATCAGTAactagagacccagggcaagatctggggacctgggttcaaatcccaccatggcagatggtgaaatttgaattcgatcaaatctgcaattaaaactgatgaccatgaaaccattgattgtTAGAAACCCATCTGTTCACgcatgtcctgtagggaaggaaatctgccatccttgcctgctcTGGCATGCATGTGACACTTGACCCACACCAATGTTGACACTCAAATGCTGTCAGATATGGAGGGCAttttggttgggccagcatttattgcccaatcctgtgatgcccacatcccttaaattaATAAAGAAACCATTAGCAGTAACTACCAGAATGTGGAAATTACTTCATTTCTGAAGGTGCATTTTCTGCTAGTCTGAAGCACATCTTGATAGAGATGCGgtgcagaataaagctctctgCACCAGAGGGCAAAATTGCATGATCTAGGATGACTTCTATGGTGCCAAACCCGTCAAGTGGAGCAGCGCAGTTTAGTCTCTATCCAAATAGACAAATTTTATAAATTGTGGATCTGAGGCTGTGCAAAAGCGTAAACTGGCTTTGTCATATCTGCTGTAAACTTTGCTAAGTATTAGATCCCGAGGTAGTGACGTTTCCTTTTTTACTTCCTTCATTTCCTTTCTATCATAGATTTCAGTTGAAGGTAAAATTTAATTCAAAGCTGACGGCTTTTGTGGTGGATACTTGTTGCTTGGTTACAAAATGCAACTGATCTAATTTGTGCAGCACTCCAGATTTTAGTTTAATTTCCACCTGGAACAGAAACTTGCCCCACTCAAACTGGCCATGACCGAAACTTTGAACTGATTTTTCAGCGAGTGGTTTTAATCTGTACTTCTGCCAATCTTTTACATGGACTTGCCTTGAACTTCAGTTTTGGAGTGTTGGGAGATTTTGTATCATTCCTTGACGCATAATTTCCTGAAAACTCAACTGGCCGTGAATGAGAACAGTCTTGCATGATATGATGCTTGCAAGGCACTGAGCACTCACTAGAGTATGGATGGGAAGCCTATATTGAGACATTGGCCTGTTCTCAGTTGGTGAGCTTGTATAGTGCTGGTCATGAGAATTTTATTTGCCCTTAAAGAAAATACTCAGTAGACATTGAAGTAGGAGTTTGTTTTGGAAGAGATTTGAAGTCAATGATGGAACGCATCTTTACACCGACACACCAGCAAAGTTGGCACTCAACAGTCATTTTTGGGCACCTAAATCAGCACTGGCTCAGTTGCAGCAGATTTCAATGGCCATGTCTTTTTTGACCCTGGATGCCAAGAATATGTTTTGTCATCTTTACACTCCCTACCACCATCTGGAAGCTCCCAGCATCAACATCTGGCACTAGCTTTGAAAACCAGCTCCGTAGCGGTGTTGTAATTGTGAACTTATCTAAAATGACAGGCTTTGGCTATGAAAAAGATGGAGGATGGAGTAACAAGGAAGTCAGGGATCCATACAGCAGTTTTGGATCACGTGCTGATCGGGGAAAATCAAGCTTCTTCAATGACCGAGGAAGAGGAAGGTAAGCTGAATTTGATTCAAGTGACCCTTGTTGCTATCCTACCCGACTAACTTCATGCATAATTTTAGTTTATAGTTTGATATTTGGCTTGTTTTTTTCCATGCTTGAGTAGAATGGCTATTCCTACCAATGAATGTCAGAGTGAGTGTATGTAGACTTGTAACGGTGCTTCATAAGTTAGACCTGGTTGTTTGTATCCTTGCTGTTACTTGAACATTGCTGGACTCTTTTAATTCCATCAGGTATGAAGACCGTGGCAGGGGAAATGCTAGTGACAGTGCCTATGATCACTTTGGAAGCCGCAATGACCGTGGGGGATATGGCCGACTGGATCGTGGTGGATTTGGATCTCGTGAAGGTGGTGGAAATAGCCGTTGGGTGGAGGACAAACGAGATGATGACGATTGGTCTAAACAGCTACCACCAAATGAACGTATGGAACAGTAGGTGTTGAGTTCTTGTCTACTCAAAAGGGAACATTTGACAACTATTATAAACTGGTTAAAGGTGGCGAAAGATGGAGGGTTTCAACATAATTTGTGGGACAGTTGGAATTACTGGAGGGTGATGGTGAGGCTGTGAACAAATTTAAATAATACAAATTTTATATTGGAGATGTTGCTGAATTGAGAATTAATGCAGATGAGTGATCACAGTTTGAGCATAGGATGGCGGTAGTTTTTTTTTGAAGGGGCTAACAATACCTTCAGTTTTCCTTTTAAGTCGAGGAAATTGTGGACAGGTATCTGGCTGGCATTTAAACAGGACAAACAATGGATGGGTCAAGAGATTAGAGTAGAAACAGACTCACTCCGGGtctctctgccattcagtgagatcatgactgatctgatcctCCTTTCTTGCCTTATTCCCTTACTGACTAAAATATCTGTATCTCAACCTTACTGTGACGACTCCACCTCTACAGTTCTGGTAAAGAATTtcaggttcactaccctctgagaaattcctcatctgccttaaagggtgaccccttattctaaGATTATCCCCCTTGCTCTTAAACATTTGCAtgtggggaaacaacctctcagcatctaccctgtcaagccccatgAGATTCCTGTATATCTCTAGACGGTTGcatcattcatctaaactccaatgagtacaggcccagcctACTTGACGTGTCTcataatccctccatacctggactgcctccaatgccagtacatcTTTGCATagctaaggggaccaaaactgttcagtattccaggtatggtataaactagtgccttgtatagttttagcaagacttccctatttttatactttgTTCCCTTTGCcgtccctattacctgctgcatTTGCgtgctagccttttgtgatttatccATGAGCTGGagtctttctctatttaaatattcagctcccaagtgTGTAACTTTATTTTCTtgcattatatttcatctgccaagtttttgctcaCTCTACCTATCTATATATCCATCTGTAGAttctgtcatcctcaccacttgccttccacgTTTTAGTTATCTAccaacttggcaatagtacattcactttccTCGTCCAAGTAAGcagttgtggccccagcactgatccctgtgtcacTCCACTGgacacaggttgccatcctgaaaatttaTCCCAATTCTGTATTACCAGTTGGCTGTCCTCTTATCTAATATGCTAACATACTACCccaaacaccatgggctcttactgCACTTATACtttgatttccaaaaagcattttatattagatctactggttcccctttacctATCCTGCTTGTTACCATCtcaaaagaattctaataaacttgtcaggcatgatttccccttcaagcCGTGACTCTACTTGGAGAAGTTAGTCTGACTAATGAAGGCTAATCCTTGATGTTCCCAAAGCACAGCATGAGGacccaggggagtgtggggaaacTATAGATGCAGGGTTTGGAAGGAATGCAATTGACCATGCTCTGCATATGGCAAGTAAGTGTAGAATGCAGTGAGCTGGATAGCAGTATGCAGATGTTTGAGGGTGATGTGCATGCTTGTAATGGCTGCGGAGAGTCTCTATTTGAGATTTTTCTACATTTATCAAACTATCAATTTGGAGACAATTGCCATCTGGTGTTTGCATTGATTGGAGGATTTGGATTTCGTCACTCTTGCTTAGCACTTGGGTTTCACTTCAGTGGAAGGTTTTTAAGTCAGACCAGAAAGGGCATTTTATTTAACATGCAATAGCAATAGGATTTTAATACTAAGCATAAGAGGTACAGCTGCTAATATACTGTAATTTGTTCCCTCCTGGGCCGGGGTATTTGAGTTGATCTGTGCGAGAAGGGCCCATTCATTTCTAAGGAATTGCAACATTTTGGATGGTCAAGCTACTGAAGCGCTACCACTTCAAGTCAGTCCCAATATGACATGAGCTTTAGAAGAAAATGACACTTTCTATCCCCCATGTCAATACCCTCAACTTGAGCAAGTGGTATTCAGTAGGGGTGAGGATATAAGTAGGTATACGGTGCATGTTGGTTTGCAGCAGTGCTGTGATCAAGAAAACGAAGTTCAAGACTGGTTGCCCTTGCTTTCTATTTTTAGGGAGTTGTTTTCTGCAAGCAACACAGGAATCAACTTTGAGAAATATGATGACATTCCTGTTGAAGCAACTGGTGCAAACTCTCCTCCTCATATTGAAACTGTAAGTAGTTCATTCAATCCTTGGGCAGACTGCATTCATATTTTGCCTCTTAAAATAAATTCCATTGTGATTAAATGTTGCCCGTCTAAATTTGGAATGTAGTGCAATGGCAGCACCCAAGGAAAACCAGAATACATAAGAATTGTTGACAGCAGGGGAATTCAATTATAACCAGGTTTTCCCATAATGACTGCACTGAACTATCATTGGCAGTGTTGCCTTCATTTGCCTGTTGGGTCAAAACAGTAGCTAGAGGCATATACATTTGTCCAGCTTTTGGCTTGAATTATGCTATTTTAGTTCCAGGATGTAAACATGGGAGAAATCATAATGGGCAATATTGAGCTGAGTCGCTATGATCGTCCAACGCCTGTGCAGAAACATGCGATTCCCATCATTATATCGAAGAGGGATTTGATGGCATGTGCTCAGACAGGCAAGTATAACTCATGAAAGTTGGAAGAGCATGCAGTTTCAACAAATGCAATTTGTTTAACTTAAATAATTTGTGACCACCAAGAGTAATTTGGCATGCCAGTTCTTCATTCCTTACTATCCCATTTACATTTGGTCACTCGTGCCGAGTTGCTTTAAAATAGAACGCTTTTTGATGCTTGGTCAGAACTTTTGCCCAGACTTGTGCTTCAAGTAAATCTGCAATTTCACTTTAGAAATGTAGAAGCAGCTTTTTTATTTGAGAATCGCTGAAGGCCATTCACCTCTTCAAAATGGTCCACTTAAATTATGACTGATCTGTATATCTTGCCTGCATTGATTCTGTTTTTCATAAACCATTGTACAACAAATGGGATTGGTTTTGAATTTCCAattggcctattggtattatcattagactattaatccagaaactcagctgatgttctggggacccaggttcaaatcccaccatggcagctggtcgaatctgaaaagaaaatctggaattgggaatctactgatgaccatgaaaccatcatgaattagaacatagaacagtacagcacagaacaggcccttcggcccacgatgttgtgccgagctttatctgaaaccaagatcaagctatcccactccctatcatcctggtgtgctccatgtgcctatccaacaaccgcttaaatgttcctaaagtgtctgactccactatcactgcaggcagtccataccacaccccaaccactctctgcgtaaagaacctacctctgatatccttcctgtatctcccaccacgaaccctatagttatgcccccttgtaatagctccatccacctgaggaaatagtctttgaacgttcactctatctatccccttcatcattttataaacctctattaagtctcccctcagcctatccgctccagagagaacagccctagctccctcaacctttcctcataagacctaccctccaaaccaggcagcatcctggtaaatctcctctgcactctttccagcgcttccacatccttcttatagtgaggtgaccagaactgcacacaatattccaaatgtggtctcaccaaggtcctgtacagttgcagcataaccccacggctcttaaactccaaccccctgttaataaaagctaacacactataggccttcttcacagctctatccacttgagtggcaacctttagagatctgtggatatgaaccccaagatctctctgttcctccacagtcttcagaaccctacctttgaccctgtaatccacatttaaattagtcctaccaaaatgaatcacctcacatttatcagggttaaactccatttgccatttttcagcccagctttgcatcctatctatgtctctttgcagcctacaacagccctccacctcatccactactccgccaatcttggtgtcatcagcaaatttactgatccacccttcagccccctcctctaagtcattaataaaaatcacatagagcagaggaccaagcattgatccctgcggcactccgctagcaacctgcctccaatctgaaaattttccatccaccaccaccctctgtctttgatcagacagccagttacctatccaatcggccaactttccctctatcccacacctcctcactttcatcataagccgaccatgggggaccttatcaaacgccttactaaaatccatgtatatgacatcaactgccctaccttcatcaacacacttcgttacctcctcaaaaaattctatcaaatttgtgaggcctgACTTGCCCttcgaatccatgctgactatcccggattaatctgcatctttctaaatggtcgtaaatcccatccctaaggaccttttccatcaatttaccaaccaccgaagtaagactaaccggtctataattaccagggtcatttctattccctttcttaaacagaggaacaacattcgccattctccagtcctctggcaccatccccgtggacagcgaggacccaaagatcaaagccaaagtctctgcaatctcatcccttgcctcccaaagaatcctaggatacatttcatcaggcccaggggacttatcgaccttcagtttattcaaaactgccaggacatcctccctccgaacatctatttcctccagcctattagcctgtaacaccttctcttcctcaaaaacatggcccctctccttggtgaacactgaagaaaagtattcattcatcacctcgcctatctctactgactccatacacaagttcccactactgtccttgaccggccctaacctcaccctggtcattcttttattcctcacataagagtaaaaagccttggggttttccttgatccgacccaccaaggacttctcgtgtcccctcctagctctcctaagcccctttttcagctcgttccttgctaacgtgtaaccctcaatcgagccatctgaaccttgtttcctcatccctacataagctttcctcttccttttcacaagacattccacctctttcgtgaaccatggttccctcactcggccatttcctccctgcctgacagggatatacctatcaaggacatccagtatttgttccttgaaaaagttccacttttcattagttcctttctctgacagtttctgttcccaacttatgccccctaattcttgcctaattgcatcataattaccccccccccccccccccccattgtaaaccttgccctgccgtacggccctatccctctccattgcaataacaaaagacaccgaattgtggtcactatctccaaagtgctctcccacaaccaaatctaacacttggcccggttcatttcccagtaccaaatccaatgtggcctcacctcttgtcggcctatccacatattgtgtcaggaaaccctcctgcacacactgcacaaaaactgctccatccgaactatttgacctacaaaggttccaatcaatatttggaaagttaaagtccatcatgacaactaccctgcgacccccacacatatccataatctgcttagcaatttcttcctccacatctctattactatttgggggcctatagtaaactcctaacaacgtgaccgctcctttcctatttctaacctcggCCCATATTACctaagtgtgcagatccccctcgaagtgcctttccgcagccattaaactatccttgattaacaatgccactcctccacctcttttaccagcttccctacacttactgaaacatctataccccggaacgtccaacaaccattcctgtccttgttctacccacgtctccgtaatggccacaacatcgtagtcccaagtaccaatccacgccccaattgttggaaaatcccatctggttcactaatgtctttgagggaaggaaatctgctgtccttacctggtctggcctacatgtgacccagagccacagcaatgtggttgattctcaactgcccttgtgcaactagggatgggcaataaatactggccagccagagatgtcCACAAGTGAATTTTTGTACAAGTCAGACGATGAATCTGCACAATTGGAACTGATCTGGCACTCTAAAACTTTAACTAGAGCTTGATACGACAACAAATATCACTAGTGTCCAGGCTCTACTCCATTAAAACCTTCTATCTCCTACCCGTTAACCAATTCCCTCAATAGGTTACCTCCAATGTATGCACTTGGGACTTTCTACAACTCCGAGCTATATTTCTGGAATGACAGATTAATGAAGGTTAAGTAGAGGGTTAGTGTATTTTTTCAGCGCTATTTGATCAAATTTATTTGTTTATCTCTCTAGGCTCTGGCAAAACAGCAGCATTTTTGCTTCCCATTCTTAGCCAGATCTATGCGGAAGGTCCTGGTGAAGCCTTAAAGAATGCAAAAGCGCAGGCAAGTGATCTTGATATTTTTTCATTCTGAACTGACATCAATTTTCAATATTTCTGTACCCTTATTAATACATGTCTATTCCGACAGGATTCCTCTAAATATGGCCGTCGTAAGCAATATCCAATTGCTTTGGTTTTAGCACCTACCAGAGAACTTGCTGTACAGATATATGATGAATCCAGGAAGGTGAGGTTTTAAAATAGCTCTTGCTGTTACAATTTCACCGGAAGCTTTTTTACAAGAAGCTGATTGATGTTTTTTTTGCAGTTTGCATATCGTTCTAAAGTTCGTCCTTCTGTAGTTTATGGAGGAGCTGACATTGGACAACAGATAAGAGATTTGGAGCGTGGATGTCATCTTCTTGTAGCCACTCCTGGACGTTTAGTTGATATGATTGAGCGAGGCAAGGTTGGATTAGACTATTGCAAGTACGTTGAAGCCTTTATATAAAATGGTTTGTTTGGTCTAATTTAATGCTCCCAATAGCGCACTTTAACAAACGATGCCTTTTTCCATTGGGCAGCAAGATGTTGAATGCAAAAACCCATCTCTTGTTGCTTTTACTGTTACTTATTTCTACCTGTTCGCAGCTTGCTCTTGAGCCAAAGTATTCTCATACTGTACTTTCGACATCCTTGATGAACAGGGCAATCCATTTTGAATGCTGTGTGCATTCCAATACCAAGCTTTTGACTGTCTTTTTTACACACAAGTTTGTACTCTGTCCATTCTGGTTATCATTTATCTCACTAATTTATGACTcagcagagtattccatcacattcctgatttgtagatggtgaacaggctttaagAAATTGGGAGATGAATTACTCACTGGAGTTCCCAGCCTCTTGACCTGttacagccacagtatttatatggttggttgtttctggtcaacagtaaccTTCAGGAGGATGTTAATGGGGGATGCAATTGTAATACCATTGAATCTCAACGAAAGATGGTTAGGTTCTTGTGTTGGAGGTGATCatagcctggcacttgtgtgccaCGAATGTTACTTATCACTTAGCCCAAGCCTCGATCCTGCCCAGGTCGTCTTTATGCATATGAATACTGACTGGTTCAGAGGAGCCAAGGGTAGTGAATATTTCCACttttgacctgattgaggtgttgatgaagtagctgaagattgttTTGCCTAGAACACCACCTTGAGGAATTCCtggagataattgacctccaagcaCGATTGTCTTCCTTTTGTGCTatgtatgactctataaccagTGGAGCCTTGCCCCTGATTGACATCCAAGTACTGCCTTGATGTTGAGGGCCATCAGTCTCACCACCTCTCATTCagctttttgtccatgtttggatcaaggctgtaatgaggtcaggaactgagtggccctgacacaaccaaactgtgcattagtgagcaggttattattGTGTTGCTTAATCAATGTTATTTATTGTCACTACTGATTAGCTTGATGGTAATTGACCAGGATTTGTTCTGTACATGCccaggcaattttccatattgctgggtagatgtccATGTTGAAaactatactggaacagcttggctaaggcaAATTCTGAAGCACCCAAGTTTCTGTCATTATTGCCAGTATCTTGTCAGGGGACAACATGGTCAACTTATAACAATTACAAAAAGCTCTCATCTCCATTTTTGTCTAAGGTTATATTCTGGCAGGACAAAATCACAAATGCAGTAGTCTTAAATGCAGAGTTCCCAAGTCTGTTGGCACGAATCAAACATAAGCAGCCTCAGTGAATTGGGTATATCCATAGCATGAAAGATGGTTGCATACACAAGGACCTTTCTGTGGCTGGAACACGGTGGCCAGTGGAATGCCCAAGGCCGTGCTTAAAGGGTCCTTgcaagtgtgacatgaatcctgaTGCACTGACTCTCATCTGGGAATCACTAGCTGGCGAAAAAGGGAAAATCATGTGGCTGCAGCTTTGCAATGTGCCAGTGTCATAGACAGCACCTCAACTTCACAATCAGCACTTGTAGCAGAACCTGGCTCAAGGACAGCCCTTCAGCAAAAATGCACCACATGAAGATTGTTCACCAAAAGCTTATTTGCTGCGTGTCCGTGCTATCTCTTCGATGGAAAGATGCCAACTACTGGgcatactgagtcagctgatgcTAAAAATGGGCAGAAAAATTAGCAATGCTGATTAGCAATTTGTTCCCTAATGAGTGCTGCCTAATGTCTTTTCATTCTTAGTTGATCACAAGGGGTctaagggatggcacagtggttaacacttgcctcagcaccaggaacccaggttcaattctggccttgggtgactgtggccttgggtgactgtgtggcactTTCTCCCCAATTCTGGGCAGGTTttctctggctgctctggtttcatcccacagcccaaagatgtgcaggttagctggatcggccatgctaaattgccccttcatgtccaaaggtgtgtaggttaggggggttagctgactaaatgcgtagggttacagagggtggggatgggcctgggtaagatgctctgttggagttggtgcaggcttgatgggccaaatggcctcctgcactttaAGGAATCTGATTCCAGTCACTTGCCATTCAGACCACTTAATGTTAGGCATGCAAGGAATATTTGTAGGGGGATATTGTATAGCTTAAGTTTAAGCCGCTGCCATTTTCTCCAGAGTTAAATGTTTGTTTCTTTCTTTAGGTATTTGGTGCTGGATGAAGCTGACAGGATGCTTGACATGGGATTTGAACCACAGATTCGCCGCATTGTTGAGCAGGATGCAATGCCACCGAAAGATGTGCGGCAAACTCTAATGTTCAGTGCAACATTTCCAAAAGAGATACAGGTTTGTGACAATAGTGTTAGTTGTGTGAGTGAGCATTTTATTTTCCCTGTGGCACAGGGATAAATGATCTGACGGATGTTATGATTTTTGCCCTGCTTTAAGCTGTTCCAACTGGGAGAACAGTAGGGTTCAGTTATTTTGGGTCTGAAAATACTCTGGTTCCTTATTGTGCTTCTACCTCTGCTGTTGCCACTGAATAATCTGCCTACAGTTCTGA is a genomic window of Mustelus asterias chromosome 17, sMusAst1.hap1.1, whole genome shotgun sequence containing:
- the ddx3xa gene encoding DEAD-box helicase 3 X-linked a isoform X5 gives rise to the protein MSHVAIGNVLDLDQQLAGLDLTSSAGDAQSAGGAGKGRYIPPHLRNKEASKNAFPRGSWQEVDVHQNCNDVWLDRPGFGYEKDGGWSNKEVRDPYSSFGSRADRGKSSFFNDRGRGRYEDRGRGNASDSAYDHFGSRNDRGGYGRLDRGGFGSREGGGNSRWVEDKRDDDDWSKQLPPNERMEQELFSASNTGINFEKYDDIPVEATGANSPPHIETFQDVNMGEIIMGNIELSRYDRPTPVQKHAIPIIISKRDLMACAQTGSGKTAAFLLPILSQIYAEGPGEALKNAKAQDSSKYGRRKQYPIALVLAPTRELAVQIYDESRKFAYRSKVRPSVVYGGADIGQQIRDLERGCHLLVATPGRLVDMIERGKVGLDYCKYLVLDEADRMLDMGFEPQIRRIVEQDAMPPKDVRQTLMFSATFPKEIQILARDFLDEYIFLAVGRVGSTSENITQKVVWVEEQDKRSFLLDLLNATGKDSLTLVFVETKKGADSLEDFLYREGYACTSIHGDRSQRDREEALHQFRSGRCPILVATAVAARGLDISNVKHVINFDLPSDIEEYVHRIGRTGRVGNLGLATSFFNEKNSNITKDLLDLLVEAKQEVPSWLENLAYEQQHRSTGRGRSKSRFGAGFGARDYRQTNSSFNTRGNRSTTHSGPRGYGGGGYGNYYNADGYGGAYNSQMHHRRHSFWMYHSLVCLLL
- the ddx3xa gene encoding DEAD-box helicase 3 X-linked a isoform X8, producing MSHVAIGNVLDLDQQLAGLDLTSSAGDAQSAGGAGKGRYIPPHLRNKEASKNAFPRGSWQEVDVHQNCNDVWLDRPGFGYEKDGGWSNKEVRDPYSSFGSRADRGKSSFFNDRGRGRYEDRGRGNASDSAYDHFGSRNDRGGYGRLDRGGFGSREGGGNSRWVEDKRDDDDWSKQLPPNERMEQELFSASNTGINFEKYDDIPVEATGANSPPHIETFQDVNMGEIIMGNIELSRYDRPTPVQKHAIPIIISKRDLMACAQTGSGKTAAFLLPILSQIYAEGPGEALKNAKAQDSSKYGRRKQYPIALVLAPTRELAVQIYDESRKFAYRSKVRPSVVYGGADIGQQIRDLERGCHLLVATPGRLVDMIERGKVGLDYCKYLVLDEADRMLDMGFEPQIRRIVEQDAMPPKDVRQTLMFSATFPKEIQILARDFLDEYIFLAVGRVGSTSENITQKVVWVEEQDKRSFLLDLLNATGKDSLTLVFVETKKGADSLEDFLYREGYACTSIHGDRSQRDREEALHQFRSGRCPILVATAVAARGLDISNVKHVINFDLPSDIEEYVHRIGRTGRVGNLGLATSFFNEKNSNITKDLLDLLVEAKQEVPSWLENLAYEQQHRSTGRGRSKSRFGAGFGARDYRQTNSSFNTRGNRSTTHSGPRGYGGGGYGNYYNADGYGGAYNSQVDWWGN